One genomic segment of Thermodesulfobacterium sp. TA1 includes these proteins:
- a CDS encoding flagellar hook-length control protein FliK, with amino-acid sequence MKVNFNPNNLYGGNILLSGVFSQGEDSQDFNFLQLILLYLLANGDPSSQPFVSASLEEDQPYIFAENNLPPNLKTFQKEQTQEEVFPDFWFGMFLGYLADKTGVTPEALSYFIAKEGLPEGSGLTLEMFPLDKNRLYEGLKDLLSSSNLKEDFFGWLNQKIETEIKEDQNIASFLVPFKQNLADLTKGIASKEVSGLKLGSPQEENLEFKGLLAKLEDKLRNEVFTDKRFLDLRTKLLETVKTIGAQPQEHLVANNQEVLSDLKEIFLRKVSSLVEAEVSGKDQKVEGLRLTGEPIESFRGLLNKVSKDSRGLDKSSEVFENTIGETKGKEVLLADGVAFLNKKQGNYDERQGDLTRFQLFYHQVSHLKVDGAQQIKVETIRFLEGEKMSPQFFEFVKRFSAEVLPEGEKRAYVRLEPPHLGSLDLEIKVHEKEVMIVARVEKEEAFRELQANVEAIRESLKELGLSLKDFQTQLNLGTGYQGFDREDFEKKRFANNFGQGLEDQKEDVEVLNPQEVLRNLKGKHYFIV; translated from the coding sequence ATGAAGGTGAATTTTAACCCCAACAACCTCTATGGTGGTAATATCCTTCTCTCAGGAGTATTTAGTCAAGGTGAAGATTCCCAAGACTTCAACTTTCTTCAACTCATCCTTCTTTATTTACTTGCTAATGGAGATCCTTCCTCTCAGCCCTTTGTTTCCGCGAGTTTAGAAGAAGATCAACCCTATATTTTTGCAGAAAATAACCTTCCACCTAATCTTAAGACCTTTCAAAAAGAACAAACCCAAGAAGAGGTTTTTCCAGATTTTTGGTTTGGTATGTTTTTGGGATACTTAGCAGATAAAACAGGGGTTACCCCTGAAGCTTTATCTTATTTTATTGCTAAGGAGGGTTTGCCTGAGGGTTCTGGTTTAACCTTAGAAATGTTTCCTTTGGATAAAAACAGGCTTTACGAAGGATTAAAAGACCTTTTGTCTTCTTCTAATCTTAAGGAAGATTTTTTTGGTTGGCTAAACCAGAAAATAGAAACAGAGATAAAAGAAGACCAAAACATTGCTTCTTTTTTAGTTCCTTTTAAGCAGAATCTTGCTGATTTAACCAAGGGAATAGCCTCTAAGGAGGTATCAGGGCTTAAGTTAGGCTCACCCCAAGAGGAGAATTTAGAATTTAAAGGCTTGTTGGCTAAGCTTGAGGATAAATTAAGAAATGAGGTATTTACGGATAAAAGGTTTTTAGATTTAAGGACGAAACTTTTAGAAACTGTAAAGACGATAGGGGCTCAACCACAGGAACATCTTGTAGCCAATAACCAGGAGGTTTTATCCGATTTAAAAGAAATATTTTTACGGAAGGTTAGCTCTTTAGTAGAGGCTGAAGTCTCTGGAAAAGACCAAAAAGTTGAGGGTTTAAGGTTGACCGGAGAACCGATAGAAAGTTTTAGAGGTTTGTTAAATAAGGTTTCAAAAGACTCAAGGGGATTAGATAAAAGTTCTGAGGTTTTTGAGAACACCATAGGAGAAACTAAAGGGAAAGAGGTTCTTTTGGCTGATGGAGTAGCTTTTTTAAACAAAAAGCAAGGTAATTATGACGAAAGACAGGGGGATTTAACTCGTTTTCAACTGTTTTATCATCAGGTTTCTCACCTAAAGGTTGACGGAGCCCAGCAGATAAAAGTTGAGACCATTAGGTTTTTAGAAGGAGAAAAAATGTCCCCTCAGTTTTTTGAGTTTGTAAAAAGGTTTTCGGCAGAAGTCCTTCCTGAAGGAGAAAAAAGGGCCTATGTAAGGCTTGAACCCCCACATCTTGGAAGTCTTGATTTAGAAATTAAGGTCCATGAAAAAGAGGTAATGATAGTCGCAAGGGTAGAAAAAGAAGAGGCCTTTCGTGAACTTCAGGCAAACGTTGAGGCAATCAGGGAAAGTTTAAAAGAACTTGGTTTGTCTCTTAAGGATTTTCAGACCCAACTCAACTTAGGGACAGGATACCAAGGTTTTGACAGGGAGGATTTTGAGAAAAAGAGGTTTGCTAACAATTTTGGTCAGGGTTTGGAAGACCAAAAAGAAGATGTAGAGGTTTTAAACCCTCAAGAGGTTTTGAGAAACTTAAAAGGAAAACATTATTTTATCGTTTAG
- a CDS encoding flagellar hook assembly protein FlgD, whose protein sequence is MATIPVNATSSTISSVKSDSQNNIRTPKKVLQKDDFIKLFITQLQYQDPMKPLENNEMAIQLALFNQVDQLFNINDTLKSLVDLGKNLNLTYVSSLVDKKVKVDSNIGRVEQGQFLGGEFKVEGLATGVEVLIRDSKGNLVRRLTLSDLKEGTYKIEWDGKDQAGNPVPDGNYTFSILVSDGKTINSVKPTMVARVTGAKLGEENKLVINGAQEIAFSDIKELIGG, encoded by the coding sequence ATGGCTACCATTCCAGTTAACGCTACCAGTTCTACCATAAGTTCGGTAAAAAGCGATTCTCAGAACAACATAAGGACCCCTAAAAAGGTCTTACAAAAAGATGATTTTATCAAACTTTTTATCACCCAACTTCAATATCAGGACCCGATGAAGCCACTTGAAAACAACGAGATGGCTATTCAGCTTGCCCTGTTTAACCAGGTAGACCAGCTTTTTAACATCAACGATACCTTGAAAAGTTTGGTTGACCTTGGGAAAAACCTTAACCTGACCTATGTTTCGAGCTTGGTAGATAAAAAGGTAAAGGTAGATTCTAACATAGGAAGGGTAGAGCAGGGTCAGTTTTTAGGTGGTGAGTTTAAGGTTGAAGGGTTGGCAACCGGGGTTGAAGTCTTAATAAGAGACTCTAAGGGTAACTTAGTAAGAAGGTTAACCCTTTCAGACCTTAAGGAAGGTACCTATAAAATAGAGTGGGACGGAAAAGACCAGGCAGGAAATCCTGTGCCTGATGGCAATTATACCTTTTCTATCTTAGTTTCAGATGGAAAGACGATAAATTCAGTTAAACCAACGATGGTTGCAAGGGTTACCGGGGCTAAGTTAGGAGAGGAAAACAAATTGGTAATAAATGGAGCTCAGGAAATCGCCTTTTCAGACATAAAAGAGTTGATAGGGGGTTAA
- a CDS encoding flagellar hook protein FlgE, with the protein MGLFGTMYIGYSGVFTTSMGMNVAADNISNLNTTGFKGSRYEFANSLVEAYAETFRKEKGLGSNVKTIRTLFTQGAIVTTDSPTDLAISGKGFFVVSDKKGNLFYTRDGQFFINQVDEQYLALQNSMGLYLLGSAPEATSADLNDLKPYLIPKVMPPKGTSNIDLQLIFDSTKPMETIDDPLWQNYDATSSTIIEDQKFDYVFDFYGYDTLGNKTNFKLYVDRTDNNNEYELLFALEDPTLDGRGTGKYQGAFLYGRLSFGGNGDVVGTQFWEISNPSSFDPTTDPPMDLTTLGRPQFQVNVGGATQTITLNLGFKVEPDGSITRSTNPTKLQANPFAQLYFNQDGYPIGVFDKIEVITEEGKVVAWYTNNKNIEVSKIFLADFSGYEESLIKVGNGLFMAREGAQPFIFSPGVFERGRLLSGALENSNVDIASEMVSLITLQRAFQINTRVITTADQMLEDFLSKR; encoded by the coding sequence ATGGGACTTTTTGGAACGATGTATATAGGATATAGCGGGGTTTTTACCACCTCTATGGGGATGAATGTAGCCGCAGACAACATCTCTAACCTTAACACCACCGGGTTTAAAGGAAGTAGATATGAGTTTGCTAACTCTTTGGTAGAGGCTTATGCCGAAACCTTTCGGAAAGAAAAAGGTTTAGGAAGCAATGTAAAAACTATAAGAACTCTTTTTACTCAGGGAGCCATCGTTACCACCGATTCTCCTACCGACCTTGCTATTTCAGGAAAAGGTTTTTTTGTGGTTTCAGACAAAAAGGGAAACCTTTTTTACACCAGGGACGGGCAATTTTTTATCAATCAAGTAGACGAACAATATCTTGCTTTACAAAACAGCATGGGACTTTATCTCTTAGGTTCAGCCCCTGAGGCAACCTCAGCCGATTTAAACGACCTTAAGCCTTACCTTATTCCTAAGGTTATGCCCCCTAAGGGGACCTCTAACATAGACCTTCAGCTTATATTTGACAGCACCAAGCCTATGGAAACCATAGACGACCCTCTCTGGCAAAACTATGATGCTACTTCCTCTACCATCATAGAAGACCAGAAGTTTGATTATGTTTTTGATTTTTATGGATACGACACCCTTGGTAACAAAACAAACTTTAAGCTTTACGTAGACCGCACTGATAACAACAACGAGTATGAACTTTTGTTTGCCCTTGAAGACCCAACCTTAGACGGAAGAGGCACCGGTAAATATCAAGGGGCTTTTCTTTATGGAAGATTATCCTTTGGAGGAAACGGTGATGTAGTAGGGACTCAATTTTGGGAAATATCTAATCCTTCTTCTTTTGACCCTACCACTGACCCCCCGATGGATTTAACCACCCTTGGTAGACCGCAGTTTCAGGTAAATGTAGGAGGCGCAACTCAAACCATTACCCTAAACCTTGGTTTTAAGGTTGAACCAGACGGAAGCATTACCAGGTCTACTAACCCAACCAAACTTCAGGCTAATCCTTTTGCACAACTATATTTTAACCAAGACGGCTATCCTATAGGGGTTTTTGACAAAATAGAAGTAATTACTGAAGAGGGTAAGGTTGTTGCCTGGTATACCAACAACAAAAACATAGAGGTTTCAAAGATTTTTTTGGCAGATTTTTCTGGTTATGAGGAAAGCCTAATCAAGGTGGGAAATGGGCTTTTTATGGCAAGAGAAGGAGCTCAGCCCTTTATTTTTTCTCCTGGAGTGTTTGAAAGAGGAAGGCTTCTTTCCGGAGCTCTTGAAAACTCAAACGTAGACATAGCCTCTGAGATGGTTAGCTTGATTACCCTGCAGAGGGCTTTTCAAATCAACACCAGGGTTATAACCACTGCAGACCAAATGTTAGAAGACTTTTTAAGTAAACGATAA